Genomic window (Brevinematales bacterium):
ACTTGGAGGATTCGATGGCCGGTGTAGAAATTTCTATTAAAATGGACGGACAAATCGGGATTATTGCGGTCGCCGGGTCGGTGGATGCGCATACTGTCGGGGATTTCGATAAGAAACTCAAGGAAGTATTGGCGAAAACAAAGAGCATCATTATCGACGTCGCGTCATTGGAATATATCGCCACCGCCGGATTAGGCGCACTCATGGCCTCGTTCAACGAGGTAAAGAAGGGCGGCGGGAATATCATTCTTGCCGGGATGAGCGACAAGGTTAAAAAAGTATTTGACACGATGGGGTTCTCGAAGGTATTTAAAATAGTCGGGTCGGTTCCCGAAGCGAAATCGGCTCTATAGCCGGAATGACAGCGTGACATTACGTATCGCCGGGGTGACCGATTCTTTATCCCGCATCAGGGAGTTTGTACTTTCATTCGCGAAAGAACAGGGATTTAGTGACGATAAACTAGGCGAGATAGAGATGGCTGTCGACGAGGCCGCCACGAATGTCATTCGCCATAGCTATGCCGAGGATCCCGAGATACCCGATAATAACCGGGTACTCGAAATCGAGGTAAAAGGTATCGAGAAGGGGTTGGAGGTTGCCGTATCCGATTTCGGGAAGGCGTTCAATCCGGTAGGGGTGCCGTTACCCGACCTCGAAAAGCACGCGACCAGTCTCAAGACCCACGGGCTCGGGATATTCTCGATGAAGGTTTTTATGGATGAAATGACGCATGAATTTGTCCCCGGGATAGGAAATAAAATTATCATGCGTAAATTTTTATAAACGATAATGATTTTAGGGCGGTTCTAAAAACTCAGATGAGTTCTTAGAAAGTTCAAGGAATACTCCTACTTTCTCCTATGATAAAAAACAATCTACTTATGTATTTTTCAGTATAAAATTCGGGAAGTCCTCGAACACCCATCCATTCTTGAGAGTATCATAGATAATCCCGAGCAGTTTTCGAGCTGTCGCGATAATT
Coding sequences:
- a CDS encoding ATP-binding protein; translation: MTLRIAGVTDSLSRIREFVLSFAKEQGFSDDKLGEIEMAVDEAATNVIRHSYAEDPEIPDNNRVLEIEVKGIEKGLEVAVSDFGKAFNPVGVPLPDLEKHATSLKTHGLGIFSMKVFMDEMTHEFVPGIGNKIIMRKFL
- a CDS encoding STAS domain-containing protein translates to MAGVEISIKMDGQIGIIAVAGSVDAHTVGDFDKKLKEVLAKTKSIIIDVASLEYIATAGLGALMASFNEVKKGGGNIILAGMSDKVKKVFDTMGFSKVFKIVGSVPEAKSAL